The region TGGGCACAGTGCTGCGGGGGACCTGGGGGCAACTAGCCCCATGTGCCCCAGCGTcccccctgcatccccccacggggctcagcccagctgtgagctgctgggctggtgTTGTCTCACTCCATGCAGGGGACCAGATCCAAAAAATCCTTAAATAGGTGATCGCAGGAGGGCAGACGCAGCCATGTTTGGGGCCATTTAAGGCAGGAGGTGGTCTCTGGGCATGGAAAAattcagcagctggagctgagccaaccccccccccccccccgaaaaacATTCCTGCAGAGGGAGGGTTCAGCTCCAGGGTCAAAGGGGAAGGCTGGGAGATCGCATGGCACAGAAATGAAACCCAAGCGTCCATAGCTGCGCTCACAGGCAGCCCCATCCGTGCCACTGCCCCAGGCCCACGGACAGACCCAGTTCCACCGCAGCAACCCGAGACACCCAGCACATCCCTTGCAGGCGCTGCTCGCTGCAGAGGGACAGCGAGAAGGACAAAGCCTGCACCACCAGACAGCCCGCAAAGCTGCCAGCACCATTGCAGACttgcagctggagcagccctgTCCCCTGCGGGGTGACGCAGGCGGGATGCAGGGGAAGAGCCCCAGCCAAGGCACACCGAGAGGTGCCGGAGCCGCCCTCATCCATGCAGCCTCAGGGAAGCTCAAACCCTAAGCAGGGTGTGCTGTCTAGTTATTTCAAAGCCTACTTCTCTGCAGCACAAGTGATGGTCCCGCCCTGAGGACAAGCAGACACACCTGGGGGCAGCCCCGAGCCAGCAGTGGGGGTGCAGTGCCCTCCACACATTGATACCCACATCTCCACGCCTAGATCAGTCACAGCTACTTCAGGCCCAGCCTGtcaccttttccttccaaaaagcTTTAGCAGTGTATTCAAATGTTTGGAGCCCcgcagaaacaaaacaaatttgcaGTGGGGTCCCTTTACAAATGGGAGGGGACATCCAAGACAACAGGTCCTCCACCTATATGGGGTTTGTAGTGCCATGGCATCCAGCTCCTCATTCCTGCATTTCAGCAGAGATCTTGCAACCTCTCCAGAGGCCAGTGGCATTTGGGGACACCTAATCTTGAGGTGATGGAGGTCTCGTTGCACGGAATCCAGAGGGGAATTAAGACGTTCACAAAGGGCTTTTGCATCTTTGACCTTAGCTACTGCTCATCCCCGCCAAGAGAGCCCTGTCGGCCACGTAGCCCCAGGAGGGCCGAGGGGTGACTCCACGGCACACATTCCCCTCTGACTGGCGGGGACGGACGGCGACGTGGCCGGTCCCGTGGCAGGTCCTGCTAGGACTGTCGTGCAGGCAGGTGAGTCATTCCCCTGCAGGCAAAGTCTGGGCCACTGGGCCAcctgggcagggctgagccGCCCTTTGGACCGTGGGCGGTACGGTGGCTCTGTGGCAGAGCACACACCATGGCAGAGCACACACGTCCCCTCCTGCAGGGATGCAGTGCCAGCACAGCGGCGGCAGCTGCTTTGTGCCCGCTGGGGTCTCCCAAGCACCGAGCAGGCGCCTGCCCCAGTGGGTCTTGGCACTGCTGAGGGCACAGAGCCAGCGCCGGGGTGATCCCCTCGCCTGGTGGCTGGGCACCCCGCGGGGCGGGAGCTACAGCTGCGGCGCTGGCAGCTctcagagcagctttgctgctgccaccGTGCCTGGCATCACCTGGTGTGGCTTGGGGATGCTGCGAGTCACTGAGCAGCGGTGCTCCCGCCTTGCCCTGCCTCTGATGGGGACTTTAGTGGCCCACAGCAGAGGAGATTTCAAGGGGTGTGAGAAGCACCCATTGCCTCTATTTTCCACCCTCCACGGAGGTTTCCAGATGAACCTGAGCACATCGAGGCAGCATCGTGCCCCAGCCCACCGTTCCTGGTCCCTAGAGCATCATGGTTACGTATAAGAGCCCAGGGCCAAGCCAAACCGAACCTGCCATAACCCACTcgctgccctgcctgtgcccatgGGAGGTGGCGTTCCTCCGCTGCGGGGGCCACgtcacttccctggggagcaaGAGGGGCACACTGGCCTCTGAGCATTTCTCTTGCATGCTCCAGCTTTACTCTGTGACTTTGGGAGAAcaacattttgttcaaaatCTCAGGTTCCCAGGCCCTGGGCTTCAAGGCGATGCCAGCAATCGTGGGAGCTGGCAGCACTCCCTGTCCCTGCGGGCACCGGCTTGTCCACAGGGAGGCACAGGCACGGAGGCACACGCGTGGCCTCGTACAGAGCGCAGGGATGGGGGCTTTTAGGTATGGCAGCTAAAACTGAGTTCAGCTCCATCCTGGCTTGGAGGCTGCCAGCTTTGCCCCTCAGCACAGCATAAACCACCGCTCCTGCCCTGTGGAGGAAGTGTGACGGCATGGGGCTAGGGCTGGGGCCGTAAGGTAGCACTTTTTAGATGTCACCGAGGGGTGGCTCAGCCTGAGGCCTCCCCAAAGGCACAGCAGCATTGTGGGGGGttacctgctgctctgcacGTATCTGGATGAGGTGGAGTCCTGTTTGGAGAATCCCTCACAGCAGGCGCGACTCCTGCTCCTGTGAAGGGAAACGCCTgagggctggaggggaaaaaaaaaaaaaaaaaaaagtcagctctTTCGTGTGCTGCCACCGCGACAGGATGGCCACGAACACCCCTTCCCAAAGCACAAACAGGGCAGTGTTTGGGGCTGCGCTACCCCGGGCTGAGGCCTCTCGGGTGCAGATTGTGGCCTCAGCTGAGGCCAAAGTAAGCAGCTCCTCCGCAGCGAGCACCTCTCTGGGGCTGGGAGGTAGCTGACCcaagcacaaacacacacttaGGGAAAACACCTCTTGCCTCTGCAAAACCTCCCCTCATCCCTTTTTGTTCCCCAGTCCCCTCGCTGCACGCTAGCTCAGTCCTTTTGGTGAGGGGATGGGCAGCACAGGAGACAGGGGCCCTGTAAAGCCGCACTTCTCAGCCCCTGCTCAGCCACGgcatctccctttcctcctcctgctctgcttctcaAGGGTGCCGGCAGGCgcggggagcagggcaggacccggctgtgagcaggcaggagctgcaggggaaaGGCGACCTGTGCTCGCAGCATCACACCCACATTCCCCGACATGGGTGCTAGCGCCTGGTTTGGCTAGAAAAGCAGGTGCCTCGCTGGGCCGGGGCAGGGAGTGGGGCTTGCGACATGGGCTGGGGTCACTCACCGAGCAGCGAGGCTGGACATACAGAGAGATGTCCAAGCAGAGAGAGGACCAGACCAACATCCCACTGACCGGCCGTGCCCTTCTTAACGCCCTTCAGGATGGCGCgttggggctgcaggagggtcCCCCAGCAGCCCTTTGCCACGGTGCGTGGGCACAGCCGGTGCGGGGGTGGCAGCAGGACCAGCCCAGCCCGCAGCAGGGAGCTTCCCTCCTTCCTCGGTGGTACCTCCCATGGCTGCCAGCCGGGCTGTTTTGGGGGGACGCAGAGCgaggcagccccagcagcgccTCCATGCAGAATCCCGTGTGCAGGATAAGGGCTGTGGTGCTCAGGACGGCCAGATCCTGGCatggagccgggggggggggggggggagctccTAGAACGCCCCAAAAGCTGGCTGCAGGGAACAGCCTGcttgcagggagaggggagggcagCCTTGGGGGGGAACCCTCGCAGGCCTGACGGtgcccagcactgctgccccctcctcacccctccTGCTTCCACCAGGTCCTCCCTGGCCCGGGCAGCCCCCATCCCGGGGCGGGCCCCccggagctgctgccagccccccctgccccagcacctcccGGGGCACAAACTCCCCCCAGCCGCTGCTTCCGGGGTAAAGAGCACGGTTTGCCGGGGGTTCCCGCCGGCAGGTGGCAGCCCCGAGCGCCCCGGCGTCCCTTGCGCCGCCATCGGGGcccggcggaggcggcggggccggggccggggccgcgggtGCGCGTACGGCGGAGGGGCCCCTtccccgcccggcccggggaGATGGAGCCGGTCCCCGGGCGGCGGTGGCAGAAGGTGCTGTACGAGCGGCAGCCCTTCCCCGATAACTACGTGGACCAGCGGTTCCTGGGGGAGCTGCGGAAGAACGTGCACGCCCGCCGGTACCGGTACCGGGCCGTCGTTTTCCAGTCGGGAGCAGTGGTGCAGCAGCTGTGCAGCGTCTGCATCTTCGTTGTCACCTGGTGGTACATGGACGCCGGGGTGCTGAGCCCGCAGGGGCTTTTCGGGGTGGCCCTGGTCTCCTCCCTGCTCGGCTACGTCCTCTTCGACGCCGTGgacggcggggccgggcggcgggagAGCGGGCGGACGCGGTGGGCTGACCTGAAGAGCACGCTGGTGTTCGCTGCCTTCACCTACGGCTTCTCGCCGGTGCTGAAAACACTGACGGAGTCCATCAGCACGGACACCATCTATGCCATGTCAGCCCTCATGCTCCTCGGTCACCTCATCTTCTTCGACTACGGCGCCAATGCCGCCATCGTCTCCAGCACGCTGTCCCTCAACATGGCCATCTTTGCCTCGGTGTGCTTGGCCTCCCGCCTGCCTCGCTCCCTCCATGCTTTTGTCATGGTCACCTTCGCCATGCAGATCTTTGCGCTCTGGCCAATGctgcagaagaaactgaaagccCAGACACCCCGATGCTACGTGGGGGTGACGGTGCTGTTTGCGCTGGCAGCGCTGGCGGGGCTGGCCACCGTGTCCAGCGTGGGTGCCGTGCTCTTCACCTCGCTGCTGCTCGccatctcctgcctctgcccttaCTGCCTCATCCGCTTTCAGCTGACCAAGGACAACATCTATGGGCCGTGGGACGAGGCTGAAATCAAGGAGGACCTCTCCAGGTTCCTCATGTAGGCCTGGCTCAGGGGGCACCCTCTGCTGTGTATGTCCTTGCTGGGGGACAGCCCCGGGGAGAGGACATCAGCCCAATAAAGCCTCTCGCACAGCAACGAGGACCACGTTTGCCTTACCCTCAGCATCTATTTCCAGACCTGACCTGCTTGGTTTTGGCGAAGGAAGGAGCCGAACCCTGCAGATCAGCCAATCCGTTCAGCAGCTCGGGGTGCAGGCGAGCAGGGTGGTGCGTGCTCCGATCACGCAGACCCATACCTGCGTTTGAGGGGTGCAGAGGGGATGCGCATCCCCTGACCAGAAACACCACACAGAAACACATCTGGCTCAGACATGCCCCATGGCACGCTCGCGGAGGCCCTCAGCCCCAGGGTCCTCAATGTGCGCGACAGGGACTAACAGCACTTCTCCgggagggctggagggaaaGGGGCTGGGTGAGGGTTGCTGCGGGCAGGGTGGCAGCTCAGGGGGCAGCGGGTGCTGCCGGAGCCACAGGACCGAGCACAGGGGCGCTTGGGATGGGTGCgctgcagagccctgctgaCCTGCACCCCACCGGTCGCCGATGCCAGAATAGAGGGGGGGATGAGGAGGCAAGACACCTTCTTCCCCCCTCTGACCCCCTCCCAGAGGTGGATCCGGCCTCGCCGCAGGGCGAGACCCCGAGCCAGAGAGATGGGGCTCAGCGCAGACCCTTGTGGGTGCACTCAccagctgccaggctgctgcagcagcggCAGGGCCCATCCGGGTCCTGTCCAGCACCGTCTGTCCAGCGGCCATCTGTCCGGCACTGCACACACCGCAACAGAGGGCGCTCCCGGCAAACAAGTCCTGCTGGAGGCCAGGACGAGCCGGCCCTGTGCCGGGATGGCTTCCCCGGcgctttccctttccctgctcccatcTGGTACCGTCCCTCGGCACCCTGGCCCCGCTGCGGCTGCCCCAGGGAGCAGAACCGgccggagggaagggatgcacacacctgccccagccccacctcGCAGGGATGGGTTTGGCATTACCTGGGGTTTTAtgaaacttttctcttttggaaacCCGGCGCTGCAGAAGTGCAACTTTCTGCTTGATTTACCCCATCCCGTCGAGCACCGCGTCTCACCCCAGCGAGCGGGTGCTTGCTGTGCGCTTCTTGGGCTTTCTCGGAAACCAGCAACCCCCGGCGGAGTTCCCAACACCTCCAGTGCTTTGTTACAGCTCTTGCCAAGTGTTAAATGTTGCTGTTGTCGTCATGGTGACGACTACatctcattttggttttaattaaagaaaacctgCGGAGGTTTAGCACGCACAGACTCCAGTCTCGCAGGGAGCGTGGAGTAGCTCACAGCGAGGATGACATTTTGTAGTTCTTTGGAAAGacaactgttttttttaacaaggagCTTTCCCAGAAAGCAGCTCAGCAACCCGGATGCCCCATCTCACGCTGGGCTAATGCCATTGTCACGCTGCCATCCAAAGCCGATTCGCAGGGTCCATTGGTAGGGCGAGGCTGGAGTGTAAATCACAAGTAAATCAAATCTAGCCTGCCTGGCTCCTGCCGGTAATGTCTGTCACGGCAGAGGTTACAAGAAAGCAGAGTTTCTCCCGCACCCATTTGCCCAAGGAGAAACATTTCCCCCAAAATACTCTTCCCAAATTCAGACTCTCAAAACCCGCTCAGTGTTAGGCTAAGTGCAAACATCAACTACCCAGAGATCGTCCCACGTGGAAATGGGCACAGACCACCACCGTCGCCTCTGCCGCAGCTGGATCCCAGTGGATCACCAACGCAGATCCCTGGGCTGTGGTCGATTCAGCAGGCTACATCCGCCCAGCTCCAGGCGGAGTGCAGGATGTGTCCCGTCCAGCCCACCACAGGCAGTTTcatccctgcccgcagccccaggCCGCTCTGCTCCATCCAGCTCCTTCCCTTCACCTCCTCCTCAGCCTCAGTCCTTGCCCAGAGATCCCCTTAGCTTGCCCACACGGCTACCCTGCTCGCCCTAACCTGGGAGGCTTAAAATAAGGTAAAGCCCGGGCCACGGCCTGGATGCACAGAGGGGTTCTGAAGGAGGAAGAACGCAAAGGAGAGCCAGGGAGAAGACACAAAAGCCAGGCAGAGTTTCCTGGGACTTCTCTGACCCTCTCCAGAGGATACGTGCTCTGCAATGCTGCTGAAGTTATTTAAGATACCGCACAAATGGCCATTATGAGTAGGTCTTTGTGCCCGAGGTCAGAGCGTGCCCTACAGAGCAGCACTGTGCCGTAGCTCTGCGCCCGGCTCAGCTGTAAGGCTGGATGCCCTTTGAGCATTCGCTACCCAAGCGTGCCAACCTGCGGCTTCCCTGATGGAGCGCGCGCTGAGACCAAAGAGATAGGTCCTGCCCAGTTTGCCTGCCACCGCATCGTCATCAACCAGCTCTaaagagttaaaaattattttgcattacaaaGAAGCGCAGTTTCTTTAAGTTTCCAAGTCCACTGAGATCGAGTGCTTCAATGggacattttcttttgatttgaaGCTGGCCAAATGCGAGTAATTGTAAACTGGCTGGGGATAAGCCTCGCTCctgggggagctgctgccacGTGCCGTCTGGAATCTCCATCCAGAGcctctgctgcagggaaaggcaAGCGTCAGCCACCCACACCGTGCTGTCAGGGGTCCACGTCCCTCCCCACGTGGGAGACTGGATCCGGGAAGGCTGGAAAGAGTGAAGCTTTAGTCTTTGAAGGTCAGATCTTTATATCTCTTCAATTCCCACAGTAATCACTAAGGTTTTCTCAGCTTTGTGATGTGAGGGGCAACAGCGACAACGTGAATGATCAGGAAACCAAAATAGGATTTTGGTCCTAACCCAGCCATTGAAAAGTAGCCCAGGACACATGatgccaccagctgcagcacccTTAGCCTTCTCCAGCTAGCCACAGAATGTATACCATTGCAGGGTGGAAATAGCACAGACAAGGTTAAACAGCTTCTTCAGAAAGTCATCCTGTGAGGTGATGCTAAAAAAATGTGCCAAGGTTTCTCAGCACACCAACGCCTTTGTCTTTCTACTCAGGAGATTTTAGGAATAGCTACCAGAAAACCAGAAGTTCCTATTtccaacagtatttttttaatcaaatactTCAGAAGAAGGTAAAGATTTCTGTGAAAGGTTTAATACCATAAAACGCCCCAAGAACGACGTTTGTGCCCTACAGCCTAAGGCACGGAGGTCAGCTGGCAGCCAGgggggcggcagcagctcctggttgGGGTGCTGCAGGTCAGGCCATACACCTCTTATTTGTTGTTGGTTCGTCTGTTGGTACCACGCTGTATCCCAGAGGGAATGCAGCGAGAGGTTCCCCCAGTGCGGAAGGCATTTTTGaacaacccagaaaaaaaagcagcttgtgaAATGCAGCCTGTTCCCATTCCCTCTTACCCGAGAGGTGAAGCACGACCCGAACCTCCTTCAGAGCCTGCTGGCTCCAACCGCCGTCGCTTCTGTAGCGGTCCTGAAAATACACAATCCCTGAACTCCGCTGAGGTTTGTTTGCCTCGGTACCTGACAGCGATGAGTCCCACAGATGAAAGATACGGCCAGTCTGAGCTCCCCTGCTCTTGGGACAGTTGTGTTCACGGATTGGTTCGGAGCCTccatttctcccctttcccagggcACTGGGAAGCACACTGCCCATCACTGCACCCTTTCCAGCTCCAGCAGTTCCTAGTTTAGTGCACACAGTTGAAAGGGCTAGCACGAATCATTATCTCCCTCTCCTAAGAACTGCTGTACTtggggtttcccccccccctttttgcTAATActattgctgtttcttctgttaaCCTCTACGGAAAGACAAAGTCTaagtgagaagaaagaaaaaaaaaaaaatctgtgtaagTCTACAACTCCCTGGGCTTTGCACCCCCTTTTAATTTGAGCAAACTCAGTGTCTGGCATTTACCAGCACATGTAGGCGGTTGAGCAGCTCTCTGGCTATAGGAGAGGTCAGCAGGGACCTAAATCAGCTGGAACAGGAGGAATTGCCCAAATTCAGCAAAGCTGTGCTTGGAGCCGAGCACAGCCTGTGTCTTGTCAGGCCCCTTCTACGCACGGGATGCTGATCTCTACTCTCCTGCCCCTGTGCCCTGAGTCAgcgctgctgcagctccctctcACCATGAAGTTCCTACTACAAAGAAATGTCTTGTTTGCGCTCCTGAAACAACAGGCTGGAGTCCTGATGCTGCGTTGTACCTCCAGTGTGTATCTGTGCACTTCCCTCTGATTTATCTGCAATGGTGTGTGAGATATCCCTTTGTTTTCACACGAGAAGAAAAGTCAATAAATCCCatcaattttccctttttagacTTACTCTTCATATACTTCCCTGGCACCCAAAACAAGCACATCTTCTCAACATTAAATCCCAGATTTTATCTTTCCCATAGGAACAGACACATTTGGAATCCCAGAGTTAGCTACTTACAGCTATTTGAGCTCAGATGCTCCAATGAGGTTGGCTCGCAAGGAATTCAGAGGTTTACCTTGTAAACAAAATGGTCAGAGcagctgtgatttatttataattGTGCAGATTCATCAGTGGAAGAGACTGTTGCAATCTCTTCCTCTGACTTTTCCGCTCTGCACACAGTCAGGTGCTGCCGCCGGTGCCTCAGACACCCCTTAGGAGTCTTTTGTTGTCAAAGAAGCTGGCTGCTCTTCTTCCTGCTAACGCTGAGCCAAAGGCATTTCTACAGAGCAATCCTGGTGGTGTACGAATTCGGAAGCGATGGTGGAATCCCAGCAGAACGTCCCTCCCTCCATCACCTGCGAGGGTGGGAGTCTCCACAGAGCCCAGGCAATTGCTTCCATGGGGTGTGAATGGCTGCATTTGAGAAAGAGTTGGTAGACCCTTCAAGAGAAAACCAGCACACATTCATTTTGTAGGCAGAACTTTTAATTGTCTTTATATCCAGGCTTATCATtgacatctgaaaataaaatctttcatttacaaatagggtagtgcaaattaaaaataattttggaaaaaaaaaaaaaaaaagatcgcatataacaaaaaaaaaaaaagatgtgttagGACGATCTTCCTGGAACAGCTGGTGGAGGTCGCctaggaaaaagacaaaaaataacccaaaattcacagggaggggaggagaagagatttaaaacaaaaggtcAAGATACAATAAAATGACTCATATACAAAATTATCTTAATAAAATGGGTTAAGAGAAAAAGGCACAGAACATGCACATTAAGGAAAAGAGCAAGATTAGAATCAGCTGGCTCTCAGCACAGCCTTCGCTTTCATCCTCACCGCTTCCCATCTGACTCGCTGGCGCCAGAGAACTCGGACAATCACATCACAAGTGTGGAGGTCGCTGGTCACAGGCTTTCTAATTTTCTTGCAGCAAATAATATCCTCTGGAAGCGCTTTTCCCCCGCCAACCTTAAAATTTGCGCCACTATCTGCTTCAAACACTGTTCCTGGAGTAGACCTTTTTTAAGTGAGGTTCTGATGAAATTGGGAATGATCAAACAAGGTGGCCTATGGGCTGGATTGGGATGTCTGGAGGGGACTTTGCTGGGGAGGTTAAAAACGTGGGTGACGGTCGTGCAACGAATCTACTGCCAGCCCTAGCAGGAGAGACCCTCGGCAGCTGATGGCCAGCGCAGCGGTTAAAGAGCGGCTGTTCCTCCCGTTCCCCAGCGTACAGCACTGACGTGTTGCCGGGAACCGAA is a window of Balearica regulorum gibbericeps isolate bBalReg1 chromosome 8, bBalReg1.pri, whole genome shotgun sequence DNA encoding:
- the PIGC gene encoding phosphatidylinositol N-acetylglucosaminyltransferase subunit C, whose translation is MEPVPGRRWQKVLYERQPFPDNYVDQRFLGELRKNVHARRYRYRAVVFQSGAVVQQLCSVCIFVVTWWYMDAGVLSPQGLFGVALVSSLLGYVLFDAVDGGAGRRESGRTRWADLKSTLVFAAFTYGFSPVLKTLTESISTDTIYAMSALMLLGHLIFFDYGANAAIVSSTLSLNMAIFASVCLASRLPRSLHAFVMVTFAMQIFALWPMLQKKLKAQTPRCYVGVTVLFALAALAGLATVSSVGAVLFTSLLLAISCLCPYCLIRFQLTKDNIYGPWDEAEIKEDLSRFLM